The DNA region ACATAACATTGCAAAAGGATAGAGTGCAGCAAGTTCCTTTTCTGCAGCCTCAGCTTTTGATTTGTCGGTGAAAATACCGAATACAGCAGCGCCGCTTCCGGTCATGAGCGTTCCAGTGGTATTGTGTATCTTCATAATATCTCTGATCTTTGCAATGTCATCAGGAAGTTTGGTAAGCTCAAATGTATTGAGCGCATTAGCCATAAGTGTGTTAATGTCATCATCTCTGCAGGCTTTAAGAATAGCTTCTGTATTCTGATGCGGAACGTTTTCAAGTGAATCGATCTCACGGTAAGCAGCAGGTGTGGAAACGCCTTCCGTCCCTTTTGCGACAACAATGAAGTGTTCGGAAAGAGGAGAGAGGGGTCCGATAATATCACCTATTCCGCTTATATGTGCAAGTCCGCCTCTTATGAAAAACGGTGTATCTGCGCCTGAACGTACAGATATCTCACACAGTTTTTCGTTACCAAGATGTGTTTCGAAAAGCTTATCAAGAATTCTGAAAACACCGGCAGCATTGGTACTTCCGCCGCCCATACCGGCCTGACTTGGAATGTTCTTTTCAATATCAATGTGTATGCCCGGATTTTTTATACCAGTCTCTTCAAAAAATATGGAAGCGGCTTTGTAAACTATATTCCTTTCATCACAAGGTATACCCGGTACATTACACGATACTGTAATTTCCGAGCTGTCATTAAGTGAGATTGTTACTGTATCATAAATGGAGATTTCCTCGAAAATACTGTCGATGTTGTGATAGCCGTCTTCTCTTTTTCCGGTTACGTCAAGCGTAAGATTGATCTTTGCATACGTTTTTAAAGATAAAGTTTTACTCATATTATTCCAGACTCCTTATATTGAAATACCGTACGGTACATGTTTTTTAAAGTAAAAGATCCTCGAAAAACCGGCAGCCTTTGCAATCTCCATGCCTTCCTTTATGCCTTTGCCGATGTCGCAGGTTTTATGAGCGTCAGATCCCAGTGAAATGATCTTTCCGCCGCATTCACGGTACAGTTTCACAAGATCAAGGGCAGGGAAAGTCTTTCCGTAATCCTGACGCAAGCCGGATGTGTTTATCTCAATGCCTTTATCCATCGAAGCGATCTCAGTAAATATTGCTCTGATGATGTTTTCGTGCTTATTTATATTCACAGGTATGCCCTGTTCGCCGCAGATATATCTGAGAGGGTAGGTGAGATGTCCTAAAACATCAAATTTCCCCCATTTACACATTGCCAGTATCTCTTCGAAATATTCCCCAAGGATCTTTTCAGGATCCTCTTTTCGGTAATCAAGAAACGCAAAGTCATCTCTGCCCTTAAGTTCATGCATTGAGCCGATTACAAAGTCAAGTCTTTCGTCAGAAACGACTTCATCGGCAAAATCGAAGTTGTGTGTCGGCTGCCCGAGTTCCGTGCCGTTTATAAAAACGGTATCTCCGGCAATATGTTTTAAGACTTCATGATTTGTTTCCATTGACTTATGGAAAATATCCCGGTTATAGAAATAATGCTCGTCACTTGTGTGAACTGTAGTATAATTTTCCGGACCTTCAGGACGGTTTGCTTCGACGTGCTCAGTGACTGCAAGCGCTTTAAGCCCAAGACCTGAAGCCTGTCTGTATGAAGAAAGAACATCTCCTTCTGCATCCGGAGAAACTGCTGTGTGTGTATGACAATCGATCATTATGGATTTCCTTTCTGCAGAAAACACTTTTCAAAGTATTCAGATATTAGCCGGAGCGGAATATCGGATAAATACCATTGCAGTATTTCCTGAATAAACAATACAAAATAATTATATCATATTTAAAAGTGGTATTCAATTGGAATTATCAAAAAGAAAATTTAAGTGATTTAAGCTGTAATATTAAGGTAAAATCGATGTGCATCATCTTGCAAATATTCAACCGTAGTGCTATAATATTAAGTGAAATTGCACTAATTAAACCGGCAGGAGGATCGAATATATATGATAAAGCAATTAAGGAAACCTGCAGCAATGATGTCTGCTGCTGCACTGCTGTTTTCGTCCGTTTTTTGTATGCAAACTTCAGGAGAAGCAGTAACATCGGGTTACATCCGCGGAGATATGGACCGAAACGGTAAGGTAAATATTGCAGATCTTGTACTGCACAAGTCCTATATTCTTTCCGGGGAAAAAGATAATGATCCTTTATCCGAACAGATCGCTGATGCGGGAGAAACAGGAAATGCTGACTGGCAGGACAGTATTTATCTGACCGGATATCTCCTGAACAGCGACCCTGAAAAATATACTTTAAAGACATTTACGATCACAGAATCTGCACTTATTCCTTCTTCACTTGAAGGACTGACTGCATGTGCCCAGACTACCGGTGAGGTTCGTTCCCTGAACATACTCGTGGAATTTAATAACGCCAGGTTCAGCGACAGTAAAAAAATGAGTGAAGAAGATCTTAAAACCGAACTGTTCGGGGAAGGTAAGGCAAAGTTCCCTTATGAAAGTCTTACTGCATTTATCGAAAGGGCGTCATACGGCAATCTTACAATGTCCGGAGATTTTTTTTACTGCACTCTTAATGCAGATATCGAAGACTACAGTATCGATCTTGCCAGCAGGGAAAAAATGATGAAAGATGTCCTGAAAGCACTGGATGACAAGATCAATTATTCTGATTTTGACGGTGACGGCGACGGGGACATAGATGTTCTTACATTTACTGTACCTCTCGATAAAGCGTCATCATCTCTTAAGTCATTCTGGTACGCAGCAACACACACCTGGTACTATGATCCGTACTTCAGGGTCGACGGCGTTAAAGTTGTAAAATACGCAGGAATGAGTACAATGCCTTACAAAGACAACATGTATACTTTCAAAAGGGATTATACACATGAGTTCGGACACTGTATGGGCCTTCAGGATTATTACAAATATGAGTCTGAGGATTACGAAGGCCTGAAAGGACCTGCAGGCTACTGTAAAATGGATGATTCTCTTGGTGATTACTGTACATTTTCAAAACTGATGGCCGGATGGCTGCGGGAAGATGAAGTCCAGATATATGATATAAACCGGGGAGGGGAACAGACATTTTTCCTTTCAGATCCTGCAAAAGAAGGAAGCTGTCTTATTCTTCCGCTGAAAGCGTGGAATGGAAACTTCACAGGAGAATATTTTATCGCAGACTATCAGAGCTGTGAAGGGAATAACTATGATGTCCGAAATTTTCTGAACGGATGGTATAATGACAAAAACAATACAGGTATCAGAATAATGCACGCTGATGCAGAAATGCATAAAACCTACTGGGGAAAGAAAGAATTTAAATACTATAACTATGCTGACACATATAACGGTGATGACAAGCAGCGTATTCTTAGACTTGTAAATGATCCGTCTCATGGTTACTTAAAACCGGGAGAAACACAGACAGGACTTATGGCATATGACAGCAGCGGTTATGAAACCGTCGATACAGGATATGTTGTAAAATACATCAGTTTCAAGGACGGGAAAGCACAGGTTACAGTTGAAAAGAAATAAGTTTTTCTTAAAGACCGTTCTTAAGAAAGTCAAATCAAAAAAAGGATCATCAAAGGAAAATAATCGTCCTTTGATGATCCTTTTTATTCATAAATCTATGTGAATTTAGAGGCAGAGCCGGATCTTCGTTCTGATAAGTGTGCCATTAATGCTCCATATGACCGTCACGGTACATAGAGAATTTGTCCAGAGGATACTTTTCGATGTTTTTGAGTATCTGTCTGTCATCAGCACTGTCAAGAAGTGCTTTACGTGCTTTGTGTATCTCGGCTGGAGCCCTGTGATTTGAAGGTCCGCCTACACATCCGTCCGTACATGCCATACCTTCAATAAAGTCTTCATTAAGCTTTCCGGCTTTAAGAAGGGCAAGAGCCTTTTTGCACTCAAGTGCGCCGGTCGCTTTATAAAGTGTAATTCCTGATGTATCTTCGCCGCGTTCCTTCATGCATTCAATAACGGCATTCGCTACGCCGCCTGCAGATGCAAAGCCCTTTCCGAATACTGAAGCTTCCTGATACTGCTCATCGGTCGGTTCAAACTCCAGATCGCGTGAACGAAGGAGAACCTGAAGTTCACCGAAGGTTATCGCGTAGTCGGCATTTCCTTCGACTGATTTATCAAGAGTTTCCCATTTCTTTGCAATACACGGGCCTATAAATACCGTAACACAATCAGGGTGGAGTGCTTTCATGTATCTTGAAACAGCACACATAGGAGAAACTATTTCGGACATGTTTTCCTTATACTGTTCCGGATAATTGTTTTTGAGCATATTTATAAAAGCAGGGCAGCAGGATGTAGTCATCTTTCTGCCTTCCTTTTTTGCCTCGCTCCATTCGGCACTTTCATATGCCGCTGTTATATCTGCACCGAGTCCGACTTCGACCATATCGGAAAATCCGATTTTAAGAAGAGCATTTTTAATGGACTGAAGTGTTACATTTTCACCGAACTGTCCTTCGATCGAAGGTGCACACATTGCAATAACATTTTTACCGGCTTTTATCGCTTCTATTATCTGGACCAGATAAGTTTTTGAGCTTATCGCGCCGAAAGGACAGCTGTGTATACAGTGTCCGCAGTTTATGCATTTGGATTCATCGATAACACAGAAACCGTTATCGTCGAATGAGACCGCACCGACGGGACAGACTTTTTTGCATGGCCTTACAAGATGTACTATAACTCCGTAAGGACAGGCTGCGGCACACTGGCCGCACTCCCTGCACTTGTTAGGATCTATGTTCGATCGTTTTTCGCCGATGGAAACAGCTCCGAATTTACAGGAACTGTAGCAGGCTTTGCCGAGACACAGTCGACAGTTGTCCGTTACGGTATAGGATGAAATCGGACACTGGTCACATGCCGCCTGCATGACCTGAACGACATTTTTTTGAATCAGGGTTAGCTGTGGTGTTTTTCCCTCTGGCAAGTCTTATTCTCTGTGAAACGACCTCGCGTTCTTTATAGATACAGCATCTGTACTGCGGCTTTGGGCCAGGGATAAGTTCGTACTTAAGTGAATCGATGTGGTCTTCATCAAGTTTATCTTCCCAGGCAAGCCTTGCAACGCTTTCAATGACTTTATGCTTGAAAGAAATAAACATCTTGTCGTTGGTTATCATTAATTCAGAGCCTCCGGTTTAGGAAATGTTATTCAGCTGCAGGTGCCTGAGCCTCAGTTTCCGAAGCTTCACCGGCAGCTGCACCAGCTTCTTCGTCTGCTGCTTCATCTGAAGGATCCCCGGAAGGTTCAACAGGTTCTACATATTCTGTCACAGGAGTCTTGTCAATTTCTATATTCTTTGTGTATGTAAACTCCGATATAACTTCAAGTCCTTCCGGCTGAACTGATTTTACTTTCAGTATCATGCCTGATTTAGGATCAAGAGTAATAGTGTCAGTGCCAAGACTGTTTCCGTCCTGAGCGATGCTGACCTTAGCAATGTAATTACCGTCCTTTGAAGTAACTTCCTCAAGTTTTGCATCAAAGTTCACATAGCCGAGTACAGTTGTTGACATTACCTGCTTAAGGTCTTCGTCAGTAAGTTCATTTTTAGTGATACCCATAGGAGTTTTTGTGTATCGGTTAGGATCGTCCTTGTCATTTGATACATATACACTTTGCGTGAATTCATCAGGATATTTTGCTGTATAATTGAATTCGATGAGATCACCTGTCTTTTTGTAGGCAAGAGCAAACTCACCGTTATCCATGTTATCCTGACCGCTTCCTGAATAGCTGATCACTTCCTTGAAGCCACCCTTGTATTCCACCATTTTATCAGGTTCTGAGTTTTCAATGAGTTTTTCAAGAGTAACTTCGTCCGTTGATGTATAACACGCTTTTGAACCTATAACAGAACTGTCGCATCCTGTAAATGAAAGAGCCATAGCAGCTGTAAGAAAAAATGCTGTTGTAGTTTTCATATTCTTTCCATCCTTTAAAAACATATATATATTTTAATTGTATCACGAAAATGTCAGAAGGTCAATGATTTGTTCTGTAAAAAATATGATGTTAAAAAAAAGACATTTTTATACTGATCATAAAGCTGCATATCTGAAAAACAGGGCAGATACAGGTTTAAAGAATAAACCTGCGTTCCAGCAAAAAATCACTGATAAAATTTAGTTGAATTCTTATAAATGTTATGATATACTTAATAGTATGAAGAAAATGGAGTTGACAAAAAGATGAAAATAAAATTTAATGAAAAGTATAATACAATAGCGTATTATACTGTTATAGTCTTTTCTATATGCGTACTGATCGTACTGCTTGCTTTCAGGTTTAATTCCTTTATAGGAATCGTTGGAAGCATATTAAAGGCTATTTCACCTGTTATATGGGGATTCGTTATAGCCTACATAATGCAGCCACTTGTAAGAACAATAGAACGGTTTCTTACTATAAGAGTACTTAGAAAGAAAAAGCAAAGCAAACTGTGCAGGTCGATAAGCATCGTCATAGCATCGCTGATCGGTTTTTCTGCCATTGTTGCCCTCGTTGCAATGGCTGTCCCTCAGATAGTGGAGAGTATATCAACGCTGCTCAACAAAATGCCTGAGTACCTCTACTCGTTGTATGTTTCAACCCTTGATTTCCTTGAAAAAAATCCTGAGATCAACGAGCAGGTAACCGACTGGTTCCAGCAGCAGTATGTCACTATTTCCGATCATGTAATAGGATGGATAACAGACGTTAAACCAACTTTTGAAAGATATTTCGTTCTTATCAAGGACGGTGTATTCAGTTTCCTTATGGGTATCAAGGATTTCCTTCTCGGTTACATCGTTTCAATCTATCTTCTTTACAGCAAGGAAAACTTTATAAGACAGGCGAAGAAATTTTTCTATGCTGTTCTTCCTAAGAAGACATATGATACGGTAATAAGCAAGGGTGCTCACGCAAACACTATTTTCAGTGATTTTCTTGTCGGCAAATCACTTGACTCATTCGTTATCGGCATGCTCTGCTTTATTGTAATGGTTATTTTCCAGTTTGACAATGCAATGCTCATAAGCTTTATCGTCGGAATCACAAACATGATCCCGTTCTTCGGACCATTCATAGGTGCTATTCCGTCAATCGTTCTTGTGCTTCTTACTCAGCCTCAGAAAACTGTAGCATTCATTATTATAATTCTTGTTCTGCAGCAGTTTGACGGTAATATACTCGGTCCTAAGATCCTCGGAAACAAGCTTAATCTCCCGACTTTCTGGATCATGTTTTCGATTTTCTTCTTCGGAAATCTTTTTGGATTCGGCGGAATGCTTGCAGGTGTTCCGGTATTTGCGGTTATCTACACGCTTACAAAAGAATTTGTGGATGAACGTATAAAATCCAAAAATCTCGAAATGCTGAAAAAGGGGATAAGCGAAAGCGACAGAGAAATGCTCTCTGATCTTGAAGAGGATAATTAAAAAATTATACCCGGATGTTCGTAATGTGAATATCCGGGTTTTGTATAATGGAAGCAAAAAACATGAAATAAAATAAAGATCCGGATGAACTATCAGTTTCATCCGGATCTTTATTTTACTGCGGTTCCCAGACACCCTGCTGACGGATGCCTGTCTTTTTTGCTGCTTCAGTAAGCATATCAATCTCTTCGTCTGTCAGGTTTACTTCGAGAGCTGCGGCAAGCTTTTCAGCATATACAGGTTTTGTAATGCCGACAATCGGCACGGTTCCCTTCGCAATAGCCCACAGAACCGGCACCTGTGAAGGATCGATACTATATTTTTCTGCGATTGAACGCATCATGGCAAGCAATCCTTCTATTTTCTTAAACTTACTTTTCGGAAATGCAAAATTACGCATCGACAGTGCAGGGAAGTGGTTTTCAGCGTTGTATTTTCCTCCGAGTGCTCCCTGTTCGAGAACCATATAAGCATAGTAACGCATTCCGTTGGCATTGCAGTAATCGATGATCGGCTGCTGGTCGTTTCTCAGAAGACTGAAATGATTCTGTACCGCACCCGGTTTAAGGCCGTACTCAAAAAGTGCTTTCTCAGCCTCTTTTATGTGTTCCATTGAAACATTGGAAATGCCAATGCTTTTAATTCTGCCTTCTTTCAAAAGCGGAACAGCTTCCTTCAGGTTTGCGGTGATATTATTCGGAGTGTGAAGCCAGAAAAGATCAGCATTTTCACGCTGCAGACGCTTCATACTCTCATTAAAAGACTTTGTAAGTTCACCGTTCGAATATTTTTTCGGCGGGAAGAATTTCGTTGATATGAAAATATCACTTTGTCCTTTTATAAGGGAACCAAGCAGGGCTTCACAGGTACCCATTCCGTATACAGCAGCAGTATCCCAGTTTAACAGACCGAGTTCCACTGCTTTGCTGAAAGTCTGCCTTAAAACAGATACATCCGGCGAATTTCCGAAAACAGCCCTTGCTCCGCTGATACCGGAACCCCATGCCCAGGTGCCTATCATTACTTCTTTATTCATAATCAGAATACCTCCCCGGTATGAATTATCTTCATGATCATAGTTTATATTTGGGTTTATAATTGTTATGCTTACCGTTGTTTCTTCTGTTGTCAGACTGTCCCGGTTTTCTGATGCCTGAACTTTTCTTCGGTGCATTACCATTTTTCTGAGGAATATTCTTCTTCGATGAGTTATTTCCTTTATTCGGTGAGTTTTTCTGAGGGTAGTCCTCAACAAGACATTTCGGCGATGAACCGATAAGATCACGTCTTCCGGCTTTTTTCAGTGCTTCAAGTACAATGTCCCTGTTCTGAGGACGGAAATACTGGAGCAGGGCACGCTGCATCGCCTTTTCCTGCGGAGTTTTCGGAACATATACCTTTTCCATTGTATACGGATCAACTTCCGAATAGAACATGGCAGTTGAAATAGTGCCCGGAGTAGGGTAGAAGTCCTGCACCTGTTCCGGACGTATTTTGTTTTCCTTCAGGAAAAGCGCAAGCTCGATTGCTTCGTTAAGAGTGCTGCCCGGATGGGATGACATCAGGTACGGGACAAGGTACTGTTCCTTGTCCATTCCTTTTGTGATCTCATAGAAACGTTTCTGGAAGGCCTTGTACGCTTCAATGTGAGGCTTTCCCATTTTATCAAGCACTACAGCGGAACAGTGTTCCGGAGCGACTTTCAGCTGTCCGCTGACATGATGGAGAATAAGCTCGCGTATGAATTCATCGTTCTTATCCTGCATAAGATAGTCGTAGCGGATCCCCGAACGGATGAAAACTTTCTTTATGCCCTTGATCTTTCTTATCTTTCTGAGCATTGCGAGATATTCCGTGTGATCTGCCTTAAGCGCAGGACACGGTGTCGGAGCGAGACATTTCTTTCCCATGCACAGTCCTTTGCTCAGCTGCTTTTCGCAGGATGTGTGGCGGAAGTTTGCTGTAGGACCGCCGACATCATGAATGTAGCCCTTGAAATCAGGCATCTGCGTGATACGTTCAGCTTCCTTCAGAACAGATTCCTCACTTCGTACAGTGATCCTTCGTCCCTGATGCAGAGCAATGGAACAGAAGTTGCAGTAGCCGAAACATCCGCGGTTGTGGGTAATGGAAAAACGGACTTCCTCAATACCCGGTACTCCGCCTTCAGCTTCATAGCTCGGATGGATCGCTCTTGTGTAGGGAAGACTGTAAATGTAGTCAAGTTCTTCGGTCGTCAGACTGTATGCAGGCGGGTTCTGTACGAGCATCATTTTTCCGTGACGCTGGATTACCGTCTTTCCGTAGACCTCGTCCTGCCAGTCATACTGTATTTTAACTGCTTTTGCATATTCAAGCTTATTGTCACGAACCTGCTCAAATGACGGACACTGTGCAGCACCCAGAGGGGTATTGACCGGTTCAGTGAGATAACATGTCCCGCGTACATCGTGGATGGAATGAATATCTTCACCCTCTGAAAGACGTGTGCATATCTCTTTTATCTGGTGTTCGCCCATACCGTACATGAGTATATCCGCGCCGCTGTCAACCAGTACTGATGCACGTACAGCATCATCCCAGTAGTCGTAGTGGGCAAAACGGCGCAGGGAGGCTTCCAGTCCGCCGATGGCGATCGGAACATCACCGAAGTACTCCCTGATTTTCTGACAGTAAACTATAACCGCACGGTCAGGACGTTTTCCTGCCACTCCGCCAGGAGAATAGGCGTCTTCCGAACGTTTCCTTTTAGCCGCAGTATAGTGGGCGACCATTGAATCAATGTTTCCCGAAGTAACGAGAAACGCATATTTAGGCCTTCCGAAACGTCTGAAGTCTCTGTCACATCTCCAGTCCGGCTGTGAAATAATTCCCACAGTAAAACCCATAGCCTCTATAAGTCTCGTTATAATAGTCGCTCCGAAACTCGGATGATCAACATAGGCATCACCGGTTATATAAATAAAATCGAACTGATCAATACCCAGTTCTTCCATTTCCTTTCTGGTTGTAGGCAGAAATCCTTCGTACATAACGTCATCTCCACGTAAAAGATAGATATTTATATAATAACATAACCGGTCGGAATTGTCAATTTTCAGAAAAACAGCAAAATAATAATTGTAATAGTCTTAAGGTCTGTGCTATAATTGTATAACAATATGAAAACACGGTATGCAAAACCGAATTCCGGGGATTTCCCGCTCAGCCTGCACTGATCTGTATTCATTTCAGTGTTTGCAAAGGAGAAGAAAAACATGGACTACT from Ruminococcus sp. HUN007 includes:
- the ispE gene encoding 4-(cytidine 5'-diphospho)-2-C-methyl-D-erythritol kinase is translated as MSKTLSLKTYAKINLTLDVTGKREDGYHNIDSIFEEISIYDTVTISLNDSSEITVSCNVPGIPCDERNIVYKAASIFFEETGIKNPGIHIDIEKNIPSQAGMGGGSTNAAGVFRILDKLFETHLGNEKLCEISVRSGADTPFFIRGGLAHISGIGDIIGPLSPLSEHFIVVAKGTEGVSTPAAYREIDSLENVPHQNTEAILKACRDDDINTLMANALNTFELTKLPDDIAKIRDIMKIHNTTGTLMTGSGAAVFGIFTDKSKAEAAEKELAALYPFAMLCSNICPERNNFS
- a CDS encoding histidinol-phosphatase HisJ family protein, translated to MIDCHTHTAVSPDAEGDVLSSYRQASGLGLKALAVTEHVEANRPEGPENYTTVHTSDEHYFYNRDIFHKSMETNHEVLKHIAGDTVFINGTELGQPTHNFDFADEVVSDERLDFVIGSMHELKGRDDFAFLDYRKEDPEKILGEYFEEILAMCKWGKFDVLGHLTYPLRYICGEQGIPVNINKHENIIRAIFTEIASMDKGIEINTSGLRQDYGKTFPALDLVKLYRECGGKIISLGSDAHKTCDIGKGIKEGMEIAKAAGFSRIFYFKKHVPYGISI
- a CDS encoding monomeric [FeFe] hydrogenase → MQAACDQCPISSYTVTDNCRLCLGKACYSSCKFGAVSIGEKRSNIDPNKCRECGQCAAACPYGVIVHLVRPCKKVCPVGAVSFDDNGFCVIDESKCINCGHCIHSCPFGAISSKTYLVQIIEAIKAGKNVIAMCAPSIEGQFGENVTLQSIKNALLKIGFSDMVEVGLGADITAAYESAEWSEAKKEGRKMTTSCCPAFINMLKNNYPEQYKENMSEIVSPMCAVSRYMKALHPDCVTVFIGPCIAKKWETLDKSVEGNADYAITFGELQVLLRSRDLEFEPTDEQYQEASVFGKGFASAGGVANAVIECMKERGEDTSGITLYKATGALECKKALALLKAGKLNEDFIEGMACTDGCVGGPSNHRAPAEIHKARKALLDSADDRQILKNIEKYPLDKFSMYRDGHMEH
- a CDS encoding AI-2E family transporter encodes the protein MKIKFNEKYNTIAYYTVIVFSICVLIVLLAFRFNSFIGIVGSILKAISPVIWGFVIAYIMQPLVRTIERFLTIRVLRKKKQSKLCRSISIVIASLIGFSAIVALVAMAVPQIVESISTLLNKMPEYLYSLYVSTLDFLEKNPEINEQVTDWFQQQYVTISDHVIGWITDVKPTFERYFVLIKDGVFSFLMGIKDFLLGYIVSIYLLYSKENFIRQAKKFFYAVLPKKTYDTVISKGAHANTIFSDFLVGKSLDSFVIGMLCFIVMVIFQFDNAMLISFIVGITNMIPFFGPFIGAIPSIVLVLLTQPQKTVAFIIIILVLQQFDGNILGPKILGNKLNLPTFWIMFSIFFFGNLFGFGGMLAGVPVFAVIYTLTKEFVDERIKSKNLEMLKKGISESDREMLSDLEEDN
- a CDS encoding aldo/keto reductase, giving the protein MNKEVMIGTWAWGSGISGARAVFGNSPDVSVLRQTFSKAVELGLLNWDTAAVYGMGTCEALLGSLIKGQSDIFISTKFFPPKKYSNGELTKSFNESMKRLQRENADLFWLHTPNNITANLKEAVPLLKEGRIKSIGISNVSMEHIKEAEKALFEYGLKPGAVQNHFSLLRNDQQPIIDYCNANGMRYYAYMVLEQGALGGKYNAENHFPALSMRNFAFPKSKFKKIEGLLAMMRSIAEKYSIDPSQVPVLWAIAKGTVPIVGITKPVYAEKLAAALEVNLTDEEIDMLTEAAKKTGIRQQGVWEPQ
- a CDS encoding YgiQ family radical SAM protein; amino-acid sequence: MYEGFLPTTRKEMEELGIDQFDFIYITGDAYVDHPSFGATIITRLIEAMGFTVGIISQPDWRCDRDFRRFGRPKYAFLVTSGNIDSMVAHYTAAKRKRSEDAYSPGGVAGKRPDRAVIVYCQKIREYFGDVPIAIGGLEASLRRFAHYDYWDDAVRASVLVDSGADILMYGMGEHQIKEICTRLSEGEDIHSIHDVRGTCYLTEPVNTPLGAAQCPSFEQVRDNKLEYAKAVKIQYDWQDEVYGKTVIQRHGKMMLVQNPPAYSLTTEELDYIYSLPYTRAIHPSYEAEGGVPGIEEVRFSITHNRGCFGYCNFCSIALHQGRRITVRSEESVLKEAERITQMPDFKGYIHDVGGPTANFRHTSCEKQLSKGLCMGKKCLAPTPCPALKADHTEYLAMLRKIRKIKGIKKVFIRSGIRYDYLMQDKNDEFIRELILHHVSGQLKVAPEHCSAVVLDKMGKPHIEAYKAFQKRFYEITKGMDKEQYLVPYLMSSHPGSTLNEAIELALFLKENKIRPEQVQDFYPTPGTISTAMFYSEVDPYTMEKVYVPKTPQEKAMQRALLQYFRPQNRDIVLEALKKAGRRDLIGSSPKCLVEDYPQKNSPNKGNNSSKKNIPQKNGNAPKKSSGIRKPGQSDNRRNNGKHNNYKPKYKL